Proteins encoded by one window of Pyxidicoccus trucidator:
- a CDS encoding discoidin domain-containing protein encodes MIRKVIAVGSWAGALVLASCGGASGAPSEESSKASAMNDGLINVTLLKPATASHTQQDPYFPPEKAVDGNITADDSRWCPGPYLSGPRHLDIDLQGTFDLHRVELYTGYQDIRPVGSYDLLYHDGTGWLSIPGAARTGNTSVAVSTTFSQVVRGQKVRLLCNEPIEENCRVKEFWVFGAPVAPGANQAPTANAGVDQSLVLPSSGLALTGSGTDSDGNITSYAWTQVSGPAASLSGANTPSLSVSGLAVGTLVFRLTVTDDDGATHSDDVTVTVSNANTLSNVTRLKPTTAMNASGTLLAARATDDNLSTRWESNHAFRPGTYLDVDLQGAYQLHSAEVHLSFSTDSAAAMANFDIQAWDGGCWKTIPGASVRNNPTTTTLKTLTFSSPVVATKVRVLCLDGGRSCMVRELKVQGQPAAEPTGALTCPAGEQIAVQSARYAYALFLPAGYNADRVARWPLVISLHGYGGRTLNDDHSAPASNAEGLAWNLNSATFRAGFGAIAVSPNFFRVNESGQASFNNPTLMALLEDLKRDYLVDTDRVYFTGFSGGANSLYEVDGLPANMPKAAAFVPIAVTATPANVANICNLRTLPIWPFHGGSDSQGQPDKSTGLKTKLETQCGGTTSAMLNPTVYPGVGHDAALWRTAYATPALWDWLFQQRISNRQ; translated from the coding sequence TTGATAAGGAAAGTCATCGCAGTGGGGAGTTGGGCCGGTGCCCTGGTGCTCGCGAGCTGTGGAGGTGCCTCCGGCGCGCCCTCGGAGGAGTCCTCGAAGGCCTCCGCGATGAACGACGGGCTCATCAACGTCACCTTGCTCAAGCCCGCGACGGCGTCCCACACCCAGCAGGACCCATACTTCCCGCCGGAGAAGGCAGTGGATGGGAACATCACCGCGGACGACTCGCGGTGGTGTCCCGGCCCCTACCTCAGCGGCCCCCGCCATCTGGACATCGACCTGCAGGGCACGTTCGACCTGCACCGGGTGGAGCTGTACACGGGCTACCAGGACATCCGCCCCGTCGGGAGCTACGACCTGCTCTACCACGACGGTACGGGCTGGCTCTCCATCCCAGGAGCCGCGAGGACGGGCAACACCAGCGTCGCCGTCTCCACCACCTTCAGCCAGGTGGTGCGTGGCCAGAAGGTGCGGCTCCTGTGCAATGAGCCCATCGAGGAGAACTGCCGGGTGAAGGAGTTCTGGGTCTTCGGCGCGCCCGTTGCCCCTGGCGCGAATCAGGCGCCCACGGCCAATGCGGGGGTGGACCAGAGCTTGGTGCTGCCCTCCTCGGGCCTCGCGCTGACAGGCTCGGGCACCGACTCGGACGGAAACATCACCTCCTATGCCTGGACCCAGGTGAGCGGCCCTGCCGCCTCTCTGAGTGGGGCAAACACGCCATCGCTCTCCGTCAGCGGCCTCGCCGTCGGGACGCTCGTCTTCCGCCTCACAGTCACCGACGACGACGGCGCCACCCACTCCGACGACGTGACGGTGACGGTCTCCAACGCCAACACGCTGAGCAACGTGACGCGCCTCAAGCCGACCACCGCCATGAATGCCAGCGGCACCCTGCTCGCCGCGCGAGCCACCGACGACAACCTCTCCACTCGCTGGGAGTCCAACCACGCGTTTCGTCCGGGCACGTACCTCGACGTGGACCTCCAGGGGGCCTACCAGCTCCACAGCGCGGAGGTGCACCTGTCCTTCTCCACCGACTCCGCCGCCGCCATGGCGAACTTCGATATCCAGGCGTGGGATGGCGGCTGCTGGAAGACCATTCCCGGCGCCTCCGTGCGGAACAACCCCACGACGACCACCCTGAAGACCCTGACCTTCTCCTCGCCCGTGGTTGCCACCAAGGTCCGCGTGCTCTGCCTCGATGGTGGCCGGAGCTGCATGGTGCGCGAGCTGAAGGTGCAGGGGCAGCCCGCCGCCGAGCCCACCGGCGCCCTCACGTGCCCGGCCGGTGAACAGATTGCCGTGCAAAGCGCGCGCTACGCCTACGCGCTGTTCCTGCCCGCCGGCTACAACGCGGACCGCGTCGCGCGATGGCCGCTCGTCATCTCCCTGCACGGCTACGGCGGCAGGACGCTGAACGATGACCACTCAGCCCCGGCCAGCAATGCGGAAGGGCTCGCCTGGAACCTGAACTCCGCCACCTTCCGCGCGGGCTTCGGCGCCATCGCGGTGTCGCCCAACTTCTTCCGTGTCAACGAAAGCGGGCAGGCGTCGTTCAACAACCCCACCCTCATGGCACTGCTGGAGGACTTGAAGAGGGACTACCTGGTGGACACGGACCGCGTCTACTTCACCGGCTTCAGCGGAGGCGCCAACTCGCTCTACGAAGTCGACGGGCTCCCGGCGAACATGCCGAAGGCCGCCGCCTTCGTCCCCATCGCCGTCACCGCCACCCCCGCGAACGTCGCCAACATCTGCAACCTGCGCACGCTCCCCATCTGGCCCTTCCACGGCGGCAGCGACTCCCAGGGCCAGCCGGACAAGTCGACGGGACTGAAGACGAAGCTGGAGACGCAGTGCGGCGGCACCACGAGCGCGATGCTGAATCCCACCGTCTATCCCGGCGTGGGCCACGACGCCGCGCTGTGGCGGACGGCCTACGCGACGCCAGCGCTCTGGGACTGGCTCTTCCAGCAGCGCATCAGCAACCGGCAGTGA
- a CDS encoding zinc-dependent metalloprotease, giving the protein MFKGAAVLAVSCGVLSGCGGAEQMSENEEIVANLVEAGFPADDIMVVDGAVYTGRDAHVTLEASREMLQSEAGPEQYRTTNTVGTAVTRICINPTSTFNSYTRLSQGLDAAIANYNQRGLRITFQRGGSGCTATITAQTMSGTGGSAGFPSGGRPYGTINIGTGLNTYSVDVNEHVITHELGHAVGFRHSDYYNRAISCGSGGSEGTAGVGAVLIPGTPSTATVGGSIMNSCFRSTETGEWTSSDITALNYLY; this is encoded by the coding sequence ATGTTCAAGGGAGCGGCTGTCCTCGCGGTGAGCTGTGGCGTGCTGTCCGGCTGCGGCGGCGCCGAGCAGATGAGTGAGAACGAGGAGATCGTCGCCAACCTGGTCGAGGCCGGCTTCCCGGCGGACGACATCATGGTCGTCGACGGCGCCGTGTACACGGGCCGCGACGCCCACGTGACGCTCGAGGCGTCCCGCGAGATGCTCCAGTCCGAGGCGGGCCCGGAGCAGTACCGCACGACGAACACCGTCGGCACGGCCGTGACGCGCATCTGCATCAACCCCACGTCCACGTTCAACAGCTACACCCGGCTCAGCCAGGGCCTGGATGCGGCCATCGCCAACTACAATCAGCGTGGGCTCCGCATCACCTTCCAGCGCGGCGGCTCGGGCTGCACCGCGACCATCACCGCGCAGACCATGTCCGGCACTGGCGGCTCCGCTGGCTTCCCGTCGGGCGGCCGTCCGTACGGCACCATCAACATCGGCACCGGCCTGAACACCTACAGCGTTGACGTGAACGAGCACGTCATCACCCACGAGCTCGGCCACGCGGTCGGCTTCCGTCACTCCGACTACTACAACCGCGCCATCAGCTGCGGCAGCGGCGGCAGCGAGGGCACCGCGGGCGTGGGTGCCGTCCTCATCCCCGGGACGCCGAGCACGGCCACGGTGGGCGGCTCCATCATGAACTCCTGCTTCCGGTCGACGGAGACGGGCGAGTGGACCAGCTCTGACATCACCGCGCTGAACTACCTCTACTAA
- a CDS encoding ABC transporter permease has translation MGEIIRVAFDAVLANKLRSLLTMLGIVIGIAAVITMVALGEGAQRSVAQRLQTLGTNVLTVRPGQSFQGGLGRGQASMSIDDAEALRANPKSIGAVAPEIESRFQVEYGAANANLSVVGTWPAYFDINQGRVAQGRLFTDAEDRGRRRVVVLGALAGAQLGLKDSSSLVGESIRIRGIPFDVIGVLAEKGAQGFSNPDESLYIPLATAQFRVMGSDRIRSIAVQALDDKSMDAAMAEIDLTLRREHRLRPEEQADFNIRDQASLLTTMQETTQTFSLLLAGIAAISLLVGGIGIMNIMLVSVTERTREIGLRKALGATGMDIMLQFLVESLVLCLAGGTLGLLLGVGGAALLQKVAGWTVVVAPEAIIVAIAFSATVGVFFGIWPARRAASLAPIESLRYE, from the coding sequence ATGGGAGAAATCATCCGGGTTGCATTCGACGCGGTCCTCGCCAACAAGCTGCGCTCCCTGCTGACGATGCTGGGCATCGTCATCGGAATCGCGGCGGTCATCACCATGGTGGCGCTGGGCGAAGGCGCGCAGCGCTCCGTGGCGCAGCGGCTGCAGACGCTTGGCACCAACGTGCTCACGGTGCGCCCCGGACAGTCCTTCCAGGGCGGCCTGGGCCGTGGCCAGGCGTCGATGTCCATCGACGACGCCGAGGCGCTGCGGGCGAATCCGAAGAGCATCGGGGCCGTGGCGCCGGAAATCGAGTCGCGCTTCCAGGTGGAGTACGGGGCCGCCAACGCCAACCTGTCCGTGGTGGGCACGTGGCCGGCGTACTTCGACATCAACCAGGGCCGCGTGGCGCAGGGCCGCCTCTTCACGGACGCCGAGGACCGGGGCCGTCGCCGGGTGGTGGTGCTGGGGGCCCTGGCGGGCGCGCAGCTCGGCCTGAAGGACTCCTCGTCGCTGGTGGGCGAGAGCATCCGCATCCGCGGCATCCCCTTCGACGTCATCGGCGTGTTGGCGGAGAAGGGAGCGCAGGGCTTCTCCAACCCGGACGAGAGCCTCTACATCCCCCTGGCCACCGCCCAGTTCCGGGTGATGGGCAGTGACCGCATCCGCTCCATCGCGGTGCAGGCGCTGGATGACAAGTCCATGGACGCGGCGATGGCGGAGATTGACCTGACGCTCCGGCGCGAGCACCGGCTGCGGCCGGAGGAGCAGGCCGACTTCAACATCCGCGATCAGGCCTCGCTGCTCACCACCATGCAGGAGACGACGCAGACCTTCTCCCTGCTGCTGGCGGGCATCGCCGCCATCTCCCTGCTGGTGGGAGGCATTGGCATCATGAACATCATGCTGGTGTCGGTGACGGAGCGGACGCGCGAGATTGGCCTGCGCAAGGCCCTGGGCGCCACGGGCATGGACATCATGCTCCAGTTCCTCGTGGAGTCCCTGGTGCTGTGCCTCGCGGGCGGAACGCTGGGGCTGCTGCTGGGAGTGGGCGGAGCCGCGCTGCTGCAGAAGGTGGCGGGGTGGACGGTGGTGGTGGCACCCGAGGCCATCATCGTGGCCATCGCCTTCTCCGCGACGGTGGGCGTGTTCTTCGGCATCTGGCCCGCCCGGCGTGCGGCGAGCCTCGCGCCCATCGAGTCGCTGCGGTACGAGTAG
- a CDS encoding trypsin-like serine peptidase, with protein MARRPPGSSMKLWGPILAGTVFLGVVACGEDAVPADPPVCEDPKKPEVSSLWQCGPTLDFTPINSYRGEFADVQDWEDAVVLIDGRCTGTLIAASAGPVVMTAGHCVGLGDRSLLVFNFEDEPDGDPLVTEGTVIEQSLAPDYALIALDVLPAVTPLLLSTQATERLAIIQHPRGRPKVIAEGRFLDSCNQLVYYADLDTLVGSSGAGVLNRHGYLMGIHTDGDCDESGRGANRGWTAEVIVEASPYLQSADIADR; from the coding sequence ATGGCGCGACGGCCCCCCGGTTCGAGCATGAAGCTGTGGGGGCCAATCCTCGCGGGCACCGTATTCCTGGGCGTTGTGGCCTGTGGAGAAGATGCGGTGCCCGCGGATCCTCCGGTCTGCGAGGATCCGAAGAAGCCGGAGGTGAGCAGCCTCTGGCAGTGCGGTCCGACTCTCGACTTCACGCCCATCAACAGCTACCGGGGCGAGTTCGCTGACGTCCAGGACTGGGAAGACGCTGTCGTCCTGATCGACGGGCGCTGCACCGGAACGCTGATTGCCGCGAGCGCGGGACCTGTGGTGATGACCGCGGGGCACTGTGTCGGACTCGGGGACCGGTCGCTGCTGGTCTTCAACTTCGAGGACGAGCCCGACGGCGACCCGCTGGTGACCGAGGGCACCGTCATCGAGCAATCGCTCGCTCCCGACTATGCGCTCATCGCGCTCGACGTGCTTCCCGCCGTCACGCCGCTCCTGCTGTCGACCCAGGCCACCGAGCGGTTGGCGATCATCCAGCATCCCCGGGGCAGGCCCAAGGTCATCGCCGAAGGCAGGTTCCTGGACTCATGTAATCAGCTTGTCTACTACGCGGACCTGGACACCCTGGTAGGGAGCTCCGGCGCTGGCGTGCTCAACCGTCACGGATACCTGATGGGCATCCACACCGACGGTGATTGCGACGAAAGCGGCCGTGGAGCCAACAGGGGCTGGACTGCGGAAGTGATTGTCGAAGCCTCTCCGTACCTGCAGAGCGCCGACATCGCCGACCGCTGA
- a CDS encoding SRPBCC domain-containing protein: MSSEPVAASTRNSRIIRAQPEALYQAFLDPNAIAAWLPPAEMTGVIHEFDARVGGGYVMSLYYPPDEQTFRGKTGEHEDRVRVRFLELAPPRRIVEAVTFDSPDSSFHGEMRLTVTFEDAPGGTEVTLHFEQLPPGIKPEDNEEGARLSLEQLASMFE, translated from the coding sequence ATGTCCTCGGAACCTGTAGCCGCGTCGACCCGCAACTCCCGGATCATCCGGGCGCAACCCGAAGCCCTCTACCAGGCCTTCCTCGACCCGAACGCCATCGCAGCCTGGCTCCCGCCCGCGGAGATGACAGGCGTCATCCATGAGTTCGATGCCAGGGTAGGGGGCGGGTATGTGATGTCTCTCTATTATCCGCCGGATGAGCAGACCTTCCGCGGGAAGACCGGGGAGCATGAGGACCGGGTCCGCGTGCGCTTCCTGGAGCTGGCCCCGCCCCGGAGGATTGTCGAGGCGGTTACCTTTGACAGTCCGGATTCAAGCTTCCATGGCGAGATGCGGCTGACGGTGACCTTCGAGGACGCCCCCGGCGGTACGGAGGTCACTCTGCACTTCGAGCAACTGCCCCCCGGTATCAAGCCCGAGGACAACGAGGAGGGCGCGCGACTGTCGCTGGAGCAGCTCGCCAGCATGTTCGAGTGA
- a CDS encoding GNAT family N-acetyltransferase, which yields MTALPRQDVAGSGVPAPPVPRVRAPWSARPASVTEDLEQVHRWMQAPHVAEFWKQAWPMERWRAELERQAAGDHSLPVMLDFEGAPVAYLEVYRVVRDRLAGHYPERPYDLGVHVAIGELGRTGRGLGRALLREVAEGLLAADPRCTRVVAEPDARNAPSLRAFTAAGFRTVGPITLSDKSATLLVYPRSEEDLP from the coding sequence ATGACCGCCCTGCCCCGTCAGGACGTCGCGGGCAGCGGCGTGCCCGCGCCCCCGGTGCCACGGGTCCGCGCGCCCTGGTCTGCCCGGCCCGCGAGCGTCACCGAGGACCTGGAACAGGTGCATCGCTGGATGCAGGCCCCGCACGTGGCCGAGTTCTGGAAGCAGGCCTGGCCCATGGAGCGCTGGCGGGCCGAGCTGGAGCGGCAGGCCGCCGGAGACCACTCGCTGCCGGTCATGCTCGACTTCGAGGGCGCCCCGGTGGCGTACCTCGAGGTGTACCGGGTGGTGCGCGACCGGCTGGCCGGGCACTACCCGGAGCGGCCTTATGACCTGGGCGTCCACGTGGCCATCGGCGAGCTCGGCCGCACCGGCCGAGGCCTGGGCCGAGCGCTGCTGCGTGAGGTGGCCGAGGGGCTGCTCGCGGCGGACCCGCGCTGCACCCGCGTGGTCGCCGAGCCCGATGCGCGCAACGCCCCGTCGCTGCGCGCCTTCACCGCCGCCGGCTTCCGCACCGTCGGCCCCATCACCCTTTCTGACAAGAGCGCGACGCTGCTCGTCTACCCACGCTCCGAGGAGGACCTGCCGTGA
- a CDS encoding pyridoxal phosphate-dependent decarboxylase family protein: MQAKTEERKRGADAAPGWPRRPSSVLAGSREGLAAVSAALTGAVGNALATARWPSGPLRAGTPAEVLASATAALGVDGIPEEGMGVEAALARVGRVLVEHGLHLSHPHAVAHLQPPPLAVAVAADALASASNASLDTYDSGPSAIAVERWLIGGLVELAGLGRWADGVLTPGGSMSNLLGLLLARDAAALRRGIDVRRQGVAALQAPIVLCSELAHFSVHRACAALGLGEGAVRGVPTDSRRRMRPEALAEMLQELGPEHTPLAIVATAGTTDFGTIDPLPQIAAIAAEHGIWLHVDAAYGFGALFSERLAGRLAGLSLADSITVDLHKLGWQPAATSALLVSKSSTFASLEREVAYLNPGDDSAAGYDGLLGRSLQTTRRPDAVKVAATLLAYGRRGLGDMVDTCHDLARHAEQRIAAQPELELVSPAELTTVVFRYRCDEDPVREDEINGALRRRLMETGVALIGRTAVRLDGPDSPERVCLKFTLLNPTTTPEDLDALVEAVLEAGHACTPRFQKGAA; the protein is encoded by the coding sequence ATGCAGGCAAAGACTGAAGAGCGGAAGCGGGGCGCGGACGCGGCACCGGGTTGGCCCCGCCGCCCGTCATCGGTGCTGGCGGGCTCTCGAGAGGGACTGGCGGCGGTGTCCGCCGCGCTGACGGGTGCGGTGGGCAACGCGCTGGCCACCGCCCGGTGGCCCAGCGGCCCGCTGCGGGCCGGCACCCCGGCGGAGGTCCTGGCCTCGGCCACGGCGGCGCTGGGCGTGGACGGAATCCCCGAGGAAGGCATGGGCGTGGAGGCCGCGCTGGCCCGCGTTGGCCGGGTGTTGGTGGAGCACGGACTCCACCTGTCGCACCCGCATGCGGTGGCGCACCTCCAGCCACCGCCGCTGGCGGTCGCGGTCGCCGCGGATGCGCTGGCCAGCGCCAGCAATGCCTCGCTGGACACGTATGACTCGGGGCCCTCGGCCATCGCCGTGGAGCGCTGGCTCATCGGCGGGCTCGTGGAGCTGGCCGGGCTCGGGCGGTGGGCGGATGGGGTGCTCACTCCGGGTGGCTCGATGTCCAACCTGCTGGGCCTGCTGCTGGCGCGGGACGCGGCCGCGCTGCGGCGCGGTATCGACGTCCGCCGGCAGGGAGTGGCCGCGCTCCAGGCGCCAATCGTGTTGTGCTCGGAGCTGGCGCACTTCTCGGTGCACCGGGCCTGCGCGGCGCTCGGACTGGGTGAAGGCGCCGTGCGGGGCGTGCCCACCGACTCGCGCCGCCGGATGCGGCCCGAGGCGCTGGCTGAGATGCTGCAAGAGCTGGGGCCGGAGCACACGCCGCTGGCCATCGTCGCCACCGCGGGGACGACGGACTTCGGCACCATCGACCCGCTGCCGCAAATCGCGGCGATTGCCGCCGAGCACGGCATCTGGCTGCACGTCGATGCGGCGTATGGCTTCGGGGCGCTGTTCTCCGAGCGGCTCGCGGGCCGGCTGGCCGGGCTGTCGTTGGCGGATTCAATCACGGTGGACCTGCACAAGCTGGGCTGGCAGCCGGCGGCAACCAGCGCGCTGCTGGTGTCCAAGTCGAGCACCTTCGCCTCGCTGGAGCGCGAGGTCGCCTACCTCAACCCGGGCGACGACTCGGCCGCGGGCTATGACGGCCTGCTCGGCCGCAGCCTTCAGACGACCCGGCGGCCCGACGCGGTGAAGGTCGCCGCCACGCTGCTGGCCTACGGACGCCGGGGGCTGGGCGACATGGTCGACACCTGCCACGACCTGGCGCGGCACGCCGAGCAGCGCATCGCGGCCCAGCCCGAGCTGGAGCTGGTGTCACCCGCCGAGCTGACAACGGTCGTGTTCCGCTACCGCTGCGACGAGGACCCGGTGCGCGAGGATGAAATCAACGGCGCGCTGCGCCGCCGGCTGATGGAGACCGGGGTCGCGCTGATTGGCCGCACCGCGGTCCGCCTGGACGGGCCCGACTCGCCGGAGCGGGTGTGCCTCAAGTTCACCCTGCTCAACCCCACTACCACCCCCGAGGACCTCGACGCCCTCGTGGAGGCCGTGCTCGAGGCGGGTCACGCCTGCACGCCCCGCTTCCAGAAGGGGGCCGCATGA
- a CDS encoding IucA/IucC family protein, translating into MSAALLPRYETPAADPLHDADARRTAEHAHLEALLRCWLVETRTPVHPGPLRVALPSTGLALRTEVAHCSPSGWHRFGPVLLEGPGGSTATSADAVLAVALVAHEAAMRGGARPGGVPSGALADLVERTAESVRRVADFVAHRREHPLPPPPVDSFLAAEQALVLGHLHHPAPKSRDGLSSADTVEFSPELRGAFQLHWFSADPSVVSHDAVQGAPSLSGRDTVALLADLAGRPREGDRVLIPAHPWQARDVLTRPRIAALIEAGLLTPLGACGPRWWATSSVRTVYRPDVSVMLKLSLGLRLTNSRRESTRTELKRGLEINRLLDAGYARETYAAHPGFSIVRDPAWMAVDEPARAGGPEVTGLDVAVREVPSGIADLHCLAGLVAPRPGLGRSQLGALVAGLGAGAAEQWVADYTDRVLVPMLHLYAATGIGLEAHQQNTLVRLDARGRVTGAAFRDNQGYYLAASHLPRLLRLLGADTSTLAVVDDAIVDERLSYYLLRNQALAVVGCLGVDGLGDERRLLAIMAGRLRAALPALAAAGPQGDRLARRWLEADTLPCKSNLLTRLHGIDEVLAPLDAQSVYLDAPNPLREVAR; encoded by the coding sequence ATGAGCGCCGCCCTTCTTCCCCGGTACGAAACCCCCGCCGCGGACCCGCTGCACGACGCGGACGCGCGCCGCACGGCGGAGCATGCCCACCTGGAGGCGCTGCTGCGCTGCTGGCTCGTGGAGACCCGGACGCCGGTCCACCCGGGGCCGCTGCGCGTCGCGCTGCCGAGCACCGGACTGGCGCTGCGCACCGAGGTGGCCCATTGCTCGCCGAGCGGCTGGCACCGCTTCGGCCCGGTGCTCCTGGAGGGCCCGGGAGGAAGTACCGCCACCTCCGCCGACGCCGTCCTCGCCGTGGCGCTGGTGGCCCACGAGGCCGCGATGCGCGGAGGCGCCCGCCCCGGCGGCGTCCCCTCGGGCGCACTGGCCGACCTGGTCGAGCGCACGGCGGAGTCCGTGCGCCGGGTGGCGGACTTCGTGGCCCACCGCCGCGAGCACCCGCTGCCACCGCCGCCGGTGGACAGCTTCCTCGCGGCGGAGCAGGCGCTGGTGCTCGGACACCTGCACCACCCGGCGCCCAAGAGCCGGGATGGGCTCTCCTCCGCCGACACCGTGGAGTTCTCCCCGGAGCTCCGGGGCGCGTTCCAGCTGCACTGGTTCTCGGCGGACCCGTCCGTGGTGTCACACGACGCCGTCCAGGGCGCCCCCTCGCTCTCCGGTCGGGACACGGTGGCGCTGCTGGCGGACCTGGCGGGGCGGCCCCGGGAGGGGGACCGCGTGCTGATACCGGCGCACCCGTGGCAGGCCCGAGACGTCCTGACGCGGCCGAGAATCGCCGCGCTGATCGAGGCGGGCCTGCTGACGCCGCTGGGTGCGTGCGGGCCGCGCTGGTGGGCGACCTCGAGCGTGCGCACCGTCTACCGGCCTGACGTGTCGGTGATGCTGAAGCTGTCGCTGGGGCTGCGGCTGACCAACTCCCGCCGCGAGTCCACGCGCACCGAGCTGAAGCGCGGGCTGGAAATCAATCGGCTGCTGGACGCGGGCTACGCGCGGGAGACCTACGCCGCCCACCCCGGCTTCTCCATCGTGAGAGACCCCGCGTGGATGGCGGTGGACGAGCCCGCCCGGGCCGGGGGCCCGGAAGTGACGGGCCTGGACGTGGCGGTGCGGGAGGTGCCCTCCGGCATCGCCGACCTGCACTGCCTGGCCGGACTGGTGGCGCCGCGCCCGGGGCTGGGACGCAGCCAGCTGGGCGCGCTGGTGGCCGGGCTCGGCGCGGGTGCCGCCGAGCAGTGGGTGGCCGACTACACGGACCGCGTGCTGGTGCCGATGCTGCACCTGTACGCGGCCACCGGCATCGGTCTCGAGGCGCACCAGCAGAACACGCTGGTCCGGCTCGACGCCCGGGGCCGCGTCACCGGCGCGGCCTTCCGGGACAACCAGGGCTACTACCTGGCGGCATCCCACCTGCCCCGGCTGCTCCGGCTGCTTGGCGCGGACACCTCGACGCTGGCCGTGGTCGACGACGCCATCGTCGACGAGCGGCTCTCCTACTACCTGCTGCGAAACCAGGCGCTCGCGGTGGTGGGGTGCCTCGGCGTGGACGGACTGGGAGATGAGCGCCGGCTGCTCGCCATCATGGCCGGGCGGCTGCGCGCGGCGCTTCCGGCGCTGGCCGCCGCGGGTCCCCAGGGAGACCGGCTGGCCCGCAGGTGGCTGGAGGCCGACACCCTGCCCTGCAAGAGCAACCTGCTCACCCGGCTGCACGGCATCGACGAGGTGCTCGCGCCGCTGGACGCGCAGTCCGTGTACCTCGACGCGCCCAACCCCCTGCGTGAGGTGGCGCGATGA
- a CDS encoding MxcI, translated as MKKNARRFGMGSISGGALACAAFLVAACGEDEVPTPTEPGTEPQYLIHSAVQTGDTRMNYFTLVDSLDQATRLDYTNSLELPGRPRLYAAQGIGFFAIGGGEAPTITRYELKDGRLVAGSSISLAAQGVRAMGAQAVLFISPTKAYYKDDAQAQIIVWNPTEMVIVKTLPLPRELVKQGYVTSLSQWASRTGEAFFTVGWTTTTYDRVLPGTVLVRLDTTTDELTQVSDERCRDIFKTAKLGDTLYFFSGVINGLGHTAYSSQNGGQQDCILRITPGQRTFDANYLGTVAPALGANKVGTVIAVTEDGKAWVQVADTTITPSAPGTTYSEWYSKGWSWWSLPLESLTSPARVQAEPGAYSGFAASTGESFFISQSSLDYSVSTLTELSSGTPKAGVSFPGFVLDVARVR; from the coding sequence ATGAAGAAGAACGCGAGGCGTTTCGGCATGGGCAGCATCTCCGGGGGGGCACTGGCATGCGCCGCGTTCCTCGTCGCGGCATGCGGCGAGGACGAAGTTCCCACTCCGACCGAACCCGGCACCGAACCGCAGTACCTCATCCACTCGGCGGTCCAGACGGGCGACACCCGGATGAACTACTTCACCCTGGTCGACTCGCTCGACCAGGCCACCCGGCTCGACTACACGAACTCGCTCGAGCTGCCGGGCCGGCCGCGGCTCTACGCGGCGCAGGGCATCGGCTTCTTCGCCATTGGCGGAGGAGAGGCGCCCACCATCACCCGCTACGAGCTGAAGGATGGGCGGCTGGTGGCCGGCAGCAGCATCTCACTGGCTGCTCAGGGCGTGCGGGCGATGGGCGCCCAGGCCGTGCTCTTCATCAGCCCGACGAAGGCCTACTACAAGGACGACGCCCAGGCGCAGATCATCGTCTGGAACCCGACCGAGATGGTCATCGTGAAGACCCTCCCCCTCCCCCGGGAGCTCGTCAAGCAGGGCTACGTCACCAGCTTGAGCCAGTGGGCCAGCCGCACGGGCGAGGCCTTCTTCACGGTGGGCTGGACCACCACCACGTATGACCGCGTCCTGCCCGGCACCGTGCTGGTGCGCCTGGACACGACGACAGACGAGCTGACGCAGGTCTCCGACGAGCGCTGCCGCGACATCTTCAAGACGGCGAAGCTGGGCGACACGCTTTACTTCTTCAGCGGCGTCATCAACGGCCTGGGCCATACGGCCTACAGCAGCCAGAACGGCGGCCAGCAGGACTGCATCCTGCGCATCACCCCGGGCCAGCGGACCTTCGACGCCAACTACCTCGGCACCGTCGCCCCGGCGCTCGGAGCCAACAAGGTCGGCACCGTCATCGCGGTGACCGAGGACGGCAAGGCCTGGGTCCAGGTCGCCGACACCACCATCACCCCGTCCGCGCCGGGCACGACCTACAGCGAGTGGTACAGCAAGGGCTGGAGCTGGTGGAGCCTGCCCCTCGAGAGCCTCACCAGCCCCGCGCGAGTGCAGGCAGAGCCCGGCGCCTATAGCGGCTTCGCCGCGAGCACGGGCGAGAGCTTCTTCATCAGCCAGAGCTCGCTGGACTACTCCGTGTCCACCCTGACGGAGCTCAGCTCCGGCACGCCGAAGGCCGGCGTGTCCTTCCCCGGCTTCGTGCTCGACGTGGCGCGGGTCCGCTAG